A single window of Sphaerodactylus townsendi isolate TG3544 linkage group LG05, MPM_Stown_v2.3, whole genome shotgun sequence DNA harbors:
- the REN gene encoding renin isoform X1, whose translation MQHECTFVVVACFLCLSSNAFQRISLKKMPSIRQTMQEMGVKASEVFLSLKHAEHSVGMGPHNKTAPTILTNYQDVQYYGEILIGTPAQTFKVVFDTGSANLWVPSYKCSPLFSACVSHNRYDSSVSSTYLENGTKIAIQYGQGNMRGFLSQDIVTVANIPVFQEFAEATALTNDPFIYAKFDGVLGMGYPSQAIDGVIPVFDRIISQKILKEEVFSVYYSRNSQSNTGGEIILGGSDPSYYTGNFQYHRISRKGYWHIDLQGVVVGGEMLFCQDGCTAAIDTGTSFITGPASSVSVLMKAIGATLISEKDAHPIHSVVLPMSSSIRVMGVVYVLWLSQLLTSLLHWAPCGFWVPVSLESTTLNLTGNTTGLVLPNPSDTRRIQIWIMLYVEDRLFKTVKDDSLIIYCCKSMKTLCQYVCKTFCIILLHKQ comes from the exons GATTTCACTCAAGAAAATGCCCTCAATCCGACAGACCATGCAGGAGATGGGTGTGAAAGCATCCGAAGTCTTCTTGTCACTGAAGCATGCTGAACACTCTGTTGGCATGGGGCCCCATAACAAAACAGCACCTACCATCCTTACCAACTACCAGGAT GTGCAGTATTATGGTGAAATCCTAATTGGTACACCAGCCCAAACCTTCAAAGTAGTCTTTGATACTGGTTCTGCAAACCTTTGGGTGCCATCATACAAATGCTCTCCATTGTTCAGTGCTTGTG tttcacaCAACCGCTATGACTCCTCAGTATCAAGCACATACCTTGAAAATGGAACCAAAATTGCAATCCAATATGGACAAGGAAACATGAGGGGTTTCCTTAGCCAGGACATTGTCACA GTTGCTAATATTCCTGTTTTCCAAGAGTTTGCAGAAGCCACAGCACTAACCAACGATCCCTTCATCTATGCCAAGTTCGATGGGGTGCTTGGTATGGGATATCCCAGCCAAGCCATAGATGGTGTTATTCCAGTGTTTGACCGGATTATCTCTCAGAAGATCCTGAAGGAGGAAGTGTTCTCTGTCTACTACAGCAG AAATTCTCAGTCAAACACTGGGGGAGAAATCATCCTCGGGGGCAGCGACCCCTCTTACTATACAGGGAACTTCCAGTATCACAGAATTAGCAGGAAAGGTTACTGGCACATTGACCTTCAAGG GGTAGTTGTAGGAGGGGAAATGTTGTTCTGTCAAGATGGTTGTACAGCAGCTATAGACACTGGGACTTCCTTTATTACTGGTCCTGCTAGTTCCGTGTCGGTCTTGATGAAAGCCATTGGAGCTACCTtgatttcagaaaaagat GCACACCCTATACACTCAGTGGTTCTGCCTATGTCCTCCAG CATTCGAGTTATGGGAGTGGTCTATGTGTTGTGGCTTTCTCAGCTTTTGACATCCCTCCTCCACTGGGCCCCCTGTGGGTTCTGGGTGCCAGTTTCATTGGAGAGTACTACACTGAATTTGACCGGAAACACCACCGGATTGGTTTTGCCAAATCCCTCTGACACTAGGAGAATCCAAATTTGGATCATGTTGTATGTAGAGGACAGACTATTTAAAACTGTGAAAGATGATAGCTTAATAATATATTGCTGCAAATCCATGAAGACATTGTGTCAATATGTGTGTAAAACCTTTTGCATTATTTTGTTACATAAGCAATGA
- the REN gene encoding renin isoform X2, with protein MQHECTFVVVACFLCLSSNAFQRISLKKMPSIRQTMQEMGVKASEVFLSLKHAEHSVGMGPHNKTAPTILTNYQDVQYYGEILIGTPAQTFKVVFDTGSANLWVPSYKCSPLFSACVSHNRYDSSVSSTYLENGTKIAIQYGQGNMRGFLSQDIVTVANIPVFQEFAEATALTNDPFIYAKFDGVLGMGYPSQAIDGVIPVFDRIISQKILKEEVFSVYYSRNSQSNTGGEIILGGSDPSYYTGNFQYHRISRKGYWHIDLQGVVVGGEMLFCQDGCTAAIDTGTSFITGPASSVSVLMKAIGATLISEKDYVVECSKVHLLPDISFVFEGTPYTLSGSAYVLQHSSYGSGLCVVAFSAFDIPPPLGPLWVLGASFIGEYYTEFDRKHHRIGFAKSL; from the exons GATTTCACTCAAGAAAATGCCCTCAATCCGACAGACCATGCAGGAGATGGGTGTGAAAGCATCCGAAGTCTTCTTGTCACTGAAGCATGCTGAACACTCTGTTGGCATGGGGCCCCATAACAAAACAGCACCTACCATCCTTACCAACTACCAGGAT GTGCAGTATTATGGTGAAATCCTAATTGGTACACCAGCCCAAACCTTCAAAGTAGTCTTTGATACTGGTTCTGCAAACCTTTGGGTGCCATCATACAAATGCTCTCCATTGTTCAGTGCTTGTG tttcacaCAACCGCTATGACTCCTCAGTATCAAGCACATACCTTGAAAATGGAACCAAAATTGCAATCCAATATGGACAAGGAAACATGAGGGGTTTCCTTAGCCAGGACATTGTCACA GTTGCTAATATTCCTGTTTTCCAAGAGTTTGCAGAAGCCACAGCACTAACCAACGATCCCTTCATCTATGCCAAGTTCGATGGGGTGCTTGGTATGGGATATCCCAGCCAAGCCATAGATGGTGTTATTCCAGTGTTTGACCGGATTATCTCTCAGAAGATCCTGAAGGAGGAAGTGTTCTCTGTCTACTACAGCAG AAATTCTCAGTCAAACACTGGGGGAGAAATCATCCTCGGGGGCAGCGACCCCTCTTACTATACAGGGAACTTCCAGTATCACAGAATTAGCAGGAAAGGTTACTGGCACATTGACCTTCAAGG GGTAGTTGTAGGAGGGGAAATGTTGTTCTGTCAAGATGGTTGTACAGCAGCTATAGACACTGGGACTTCCTTTATTACTGGTCCTGCTAGTTCCGTGTCGGTCTTGATGAAAGCCATTGGAGCTACCTtgatttcagaaaaagat TATGTTGTTGAATGTAGCAAAGTTCACCTTCTGCCTGATATTTCCTTTGTCTTCGAAGGCACACCCTATACACTCAGTGGTTCTGCCTATGTCCTCCAG CATTCGAGTTATGGGAGTGGTCTATGTGTTGTGGCTTTCTCAGCTTTTGACATCCCTCCTCCACTGGGCCCCCTGTGGGTTCTGGGTGCCAGTTTCATTGGAGAGTACTACACTGAATTTGACCGGAAACACCACCGGATTGGTTTTGCCAAATCCCTCTGA